Proteins from a genomic interval of Desulfovibrio piger:
- a CDS encoding TAXI family TRAP transporter solute-binding subunit codes for MKKVLSLVLAAGLLLAASLANADTKRLTLATGGTSGVYFPLGGAIAQVITNKSGGAISVTAQATGASGENMRLVQAGDVDFAMVQNDVADSAFNGLAPFRSKLDNVRVIGRLYPEYLHVVASKDSGVKALEDFKGKKVSVGARGSGNEVNCRQIFGFYGLDYKNIEPIFLPYGETADQFKDRQVDGFVFTIGTPNPAIQDITTAQEVVFVPLAGQKVDEIVKKFPYLVKDSIPAGTYLGQKDAVPTLSVQCILVANKNMPDDVAYTLTKTLYDNLPDVAKAHNKGAEISLEHAADGVTIPFHPGAIKYFKEKGLDIK; via the coding sequence ATGAAAAAAGTTCTCAGTCTTGTCCTGGCCGCTGGTCTGCTGCTGGCCGCCTCGCTGGCCAATGCCGACACCAAACGCCTGACCCTGGCCACCGGCGGGACCTCCGGGGTGTACTTCCCCCTGGGCGGTGCCATTGCCCAGGTGATCACCAACAAGAGCGGCGGCGCCATCTCCGTGACGGCCCAGGCTACCGGTGCTTCCGGTGAGAACATGCGTCTGGTCCAGGCTGGTGACGTGGACTTCGCCATGGTGCAGAACGACGTCGCCGACTCCGCCTTCAACGGCCTGGCTCCCTTCCGCAGCAAGCTGGACAATGTGCGCGTCATCGGCCGCCTGTATCCTGAATACCTGCATGTGGTGGCCAGCAAGGACAGCGGCGTGAAGGCTCTCGAAGATTTCAAGGGCAAGAAGGTCTCCGTGGGTGCCCGCGGCAGCGGCAACGAAGTGAACTGCCGCCAGATCTTCGGCTTCTACGGCCTGGATTACAAGAACATCGAGCCCATCTTCCTGCCCTACGGTGAAACTGCCGACCAGTTCAAGGACCGTCAGGTGGACGGCTTCGTGTTCACCATCGGTACGCCCAACCCTGCCATCCAGGACATCACCACCGCTCAGGAAGTGGTCTTCGTGCCCCTGGCCGGCCAGAAGGTCGACGAGATCGTCAAGAAGTTCCCCTACCTGGTGAAGGACTCCATCCCGGCCGGTACCTACCTGGGCCAGAAGGACGCCGTGCCCACCCTGTCCGTGCAGTGCATCCTGGTGGCCAACAAGAACATGCCTGACGACGTGGCCTACACCCTGACCAAGACTCTGTATGACAACCTGCCCGACGTGGCCAAGGCTCATAACAAGGGTGCCGAGATCTCTCTGGAGCACGCCGCTGACGGTGTGACCATCCCCTTCCATCCTGGTGCTATCAAGTACTTCAAGGAAAAGGGCCTGGACATCAAGTAG
- a CDS encoding DUF1850 domain-containing protein, whose product MMRRNTIAFLLVMLVCMTGVLWVAPHLFSSVQAQDVQRLVLRDSSGRELFSRPAPDGSEFAIRYRHSVALSPVEDWFSVSGGCIYLEKTVYQDFGAGLPHQPGPGQRMYTENGKVVISGYHMALPSFDVRVGRVANHTLLLPEEGGGQKEIPLNSLLEPGQAITLTVVLP is encoded by the coding sequence ATGATGCGGCGCAATACCATTGCTTTTTTGCTGGTCATGCTGGTCTGTATGACAGGCGTGCTGTGGGTTGCGCCGCATCTTTTTTCCAGTGTGCAGGCGCAGGACGTGCAACGCCTGGTGCTGCGCGACAGCAGCGGCAGGGAACTTTTCAGCCGGCCCGCACCGGACGGCAGCGAGTTTGCCATTCGTTACAGGCATTCCGTCGCTCTGAGTCCGGTGGAGGACTGGTTCAGTGTCAGCGGGGGCTGCATTTATCTGGAAAAAACGGTTTATCAGGATTTCGGGGCCGGACTGCCGCATCAGCCGGGCCCGGGACAGCGGATGTATACGGAAAACGGAAAAGTTGTCATCAGCGGCTATCATATGGCCCTGCCTTCCTTTGATGTGCGCGTGGGACGTGTGGCGAACCACACCCTGCTGCTGCCTGAAGAGGGCGGGGGACAAAAGGAGATCCCGCTGAATTCCCTGCTGGAACCGGGACAAGCCATTACCCTTACAGTCGTTTTACCCTGA
- a CDS encoding S1 family peptidase, with amino-acid sequence MADDPGKNTADVPRPDTADTAHTAGGGDPSGNPDAPRGAPVPVPWYRRPLFWGIVLFLLVLALLGWLFWKQWQAAEAEKQAQEAALNAQLAQNAEMDAYLAQLRALLKEEPCVIKEKLAQLPPPPDAVPGVVPGGRSGEPLQIPSDVAPQSTPVTPQKAPARPGSMARLLEQGTVLVLARQPQGLSMGSGFFISRRHVLSNAHVVGNAGQAFLINKATGGVLQATVRYRSADGGRDFALLELPADAAITPLEFAPGVERTQRVSAWGFPGAVTNDDPKFMALLQGNDSAVPEVVYTEGVVSVILERTPPLVVHTATVSQGNSGGPLVNEQGQVVGINTFIKLDDASYRQSSIAIVGSSITAYLREIGIGFSQAAATPAAAQAQDEKADGQKGVRP; translated from the coding sequence ATGGCTGACGATCCCGGCAAAAACACCGCTGATGTCCCCCGTCCCGATACCGCCGACACCGCACACACCGCCGGCGGTGGAGATCCCTCCGGCAATCCGGACGCCCCCCGGGGCGCCCCGGTCCCTGTTCCCTGGTACCGCCGTCCCCTGTTCTGGGGCATCGTGCTGTTCCTGCTGGTCCTGGCCCTGCTCGGCTGGCTGTTCTGGAAGCAATGGCAGGCCGCCGAAGCGGAAAAACAGGCCCAGGAAGCCGCCCTGAACGCCCAGCTGGCCCAAAATGCCGAGATGGACGCCTATCTGGCCCAGCTGCGGGCCCTGCTCAAGGAAGAGCCCTGCGTCATCAAGGAAAAACTGGCGCAGCTGCCGCCCCCTCCTGACGCCGTCCCCGGCGTTGTGCCCGGCGGCCGCTCCGGCGAGCCCCTGCAGATCCCGTCCGATGTGGCGCCCCAAAGCACGCCGGTCACGCCGCAAAAGGCCCCTGCCCGTCCCGGCAGCATGGCCCGGCTGCTGGAACAGGGCACTGTCCTCGTGCTGGCCCGGCAGCCGCAGGGCCTGTCCATGGGATCCGGCTTCTTCATCTCCCGCCGCCATGTGCTGAGCAATGCCCATGTGGTGGGCAATGCCGGCCAGGCCTTCCTCATCAACAAGGCCACAGGCGGTGTCCTGCAGGCCACCGTGCGATATCGCAGCGCGGATGGCGGCCGGGACTTCGCCCTGCTGGAGCTGCCTGCCGATGCGGCCATCACGCCGCTGGAATTCGCCCCCGGTGTGGAACGTACCCAGCGTGTCAGCGCCTGGGGCTTCCCCGGCGCCGTGACCAACGACGATCCCAAATTCATGGCCCTGCTGCAGGGCAACGATTCCGCCGTGCCCGAGGTGGTGTATACGGAAGGCGTGGTCAGCGTCATCCTGGAACGCACCCCCCCGCTGGTCGTGCATACGGCCACGGTCTCGCAAGGCAACAGCGGCGGCCCTCTGGTCAATGAACAGGGCCAGGTGGTGGGCATCAATACCTTCATCAAACTCGATGATGCCTCCTACCGCCAGTCCAGCATCGCCATCGTGGGCAGCAGCATCACCGCCTATTTGCGGGAGATCGGCATCGGATTCTCCCAGGCCGCGGCAACGCCTGCCGCCGCTCAGGCACAAGACGAAAAGGCCGATGGCCAGAAAGGGGTGAGACCATGA
- the hslU gene encoding ATP-dependent protease ATPase subunit HslU — MSTLTPREIVAELDKFVVGQEQAKRMVAVAVRNRWRRQHLPEELRDEVAPKNIIMMGPTGVGKTEIARRLAKLSGAPFIKVEATKFTEVGYVGRDVESMVRDLMEIGINLVREEENARVRAAAEAAAESRLLDLLLPNSFGGDRNDTREKLRQQFRLGFMDDREVEVEVTEQPAQGMDMFAIPGMEQMGNQVRDMFSKAFPPRRNRRKMKVREAYNVLIQEESGKLVDQEALVDKARERVEQMGIIFIDEIDKIASSSQNRMSDISREGVQRDLLPIVEGSAVNTKYGMVRTDHILFIAAGAFHFSKPSDMIPELQGRFPLRVELNALGKDEFLRILTEPHNALTRQYAALLGTEQIRLQFSEDGIEEIAAFAEEINATSENIGARRLYTIMEKILADISFDAPDMPGAQIVVNRAYVQEHLRDVREDQDLSQYIL, encoded by the coding sequence ATGAGCACACTCACCCCGCGTGAAATCGTGGCAGAACTGGATAAATTTGTGGTGGGACAGGAACAGGCCAAGCGCATGGTCGCTGTTGCTGTCCGTAACCGCTGGCGTCGTCAGCATCTTCCTGAGGAGCTGCGTGATGAGGTCGCTCCCAAGAACATCATCATGATGGGCCCCACCGGTGTGGGCAAAACTGAGATAGCCCGCCGTCTGGCAAAGCTGAGCGGAGCTCCCTTCATCAAGGTCGAGGCCACCAAGTTCACGGAAGTGGGCTATGTGGGCCGCGATGTGGAATCCATGGTGCGCGATCTTATGGAGATCGGCATCAACCTTGTGCGGGAAGAAGAAAATGCCCGGGTCCGGGCCGCTGCCGAAGCTGCCGCCGAGTCCCGTCTGCTGGATCTGCTGCTGCCCAATTCCTTTGGCGGGGACCGCAACGATACCCGCGAAAAACTGCGCCAGCAGTTCCGCCTTGGCTTCATGGATGACCGCGAAGTGGAAGTCGAAGTGACCGAGCAGCCTGCCCAGGGCATGGACATGTTCGCCATCCCCGGCATGGAACAGATGGGCAACCAGGTGCGGGACATGTTCAGCAAGGCCTTCCCGCCGCGCCGCAACCGTCGCAAGATGAAGGTCCGCGAGGCCTATAACGTGCTGATCCAGGAAGAATCCGGCAAACTGGTGGATCAGGAAGCTCTGGTGGACAAGGCTCGCGAGCGCGTGGAGCAGATGGGCATCATCTTCATCGACGAGATCGACAAGATCGCCAGCTCTTCCCAGAACCGCATGTCCGACATCTCGCGCGAAGGCGTGCAGCGTGACCTGCTGCCCATCGTGGAAGGCTCGGCGGTCAACACCAAGTACGGCATGGTGCGCACGGATCATATCCTGTTCATCGCAGCCGGGGCTTTCCATTTCAGCAAGCCTTCCGACATGATCCCCGAACTGCAGGGACGTTTCCCCCTGCGAGTGGAACTCAATGCCCTGGGCAAGGATGAATTCCTGCGCATCCTGACGGAACCCCATAATGCCCTGACGCGGCAGTATGCGGCCCTGCTGGGGACAGAGCAGATACGCCTGCAGTTCTCGGAAGACGGCATCGAAGAGATCGCCGCTTTTGCGGAAGAGATCAATGCCACCAGCGAGAACATCGGTGCCCGCCGCCTGTACACCATCATGGAAAAGATCCTGGCGGACATCTCTTTTGACGCGCCGGACATGCCCGGTGCGCAGATCGTGGTCAACCGGGCCTATGTGCAGGAACACCTGCGCGATGTCCGGGAAGATCAGGATCTGAGCCAGTATATCTTGTAA
- a CDS encoding SrfA family protein, translating to MSVFLLTSQRNAMRALASQGIFATDCHAQVCSIIAQHLSPAHAALIAEPQHDPGQQRIDWYACVNGTATPVSALPAEEAERLRARAGELARDILQLSEQWGKDAQSREALAGQMLALVLQHPHEDDLWSVDGQPVLVNWGFAPGAVGAMPQDLSRMGGTIPVAAAAAPVAAAAVPVAAAGSGCLGWLLPLLLALLLLWLLLAALGILPSPLPASCLKPAVDPRLDQATQAAEKQRNELEELLRQLREKALLCKPPQPKPEPKPEPPKPDPEVVTPQLVPDKPIEPAPEPKPEPKPKPEPKPEPKPEPKPKPRKNEDLNIPADAAKKNDLSFLEGCWQSDTGLFSHPSNTPIIAEYCFDKKGQGRRFVREENGQVCSGPATAKFEGNRLVWRAGSAPCPKGNQYVPQQVQCTGNDKSTRCQGVEQSKRNLRWKADFKRK from the coding sequence ATGAGCGTTTTCCTGCTTACCAGCCAGCGCAACGCCATGCGCGCCCTGGCCAGCCAGGGCATCTTCGCCACAGACTGCCACGCCCAGGTCTGCAGCATCATCGCCCAGCACCTGAGCCCGGCCCATGCGGCCCTCATCGCCGAGCCCCAGCACGATCCCGGCCAACAGCGCATCGACTGGTACGCCTGCGTGAACGGGACCGCCACCCCGGTGAGCGCGCTCCCTGCCGAAGAGGCGGAGCGCCTGCGGGCCCGCGCCGGTGAACTGGCCCGGGACATCCTGCAGCTGTCGGAACAATGGGGAAAGGACGCCCAAAGCCGCGAGGCCCTTGCCGGCCAGATGCTCGCCCTGGTCCTGCAACACCCCCATGAAGACGATCTCTGGTCCGTGGACGGCCAGCCCGTCCTGGTGAACTGGGGCTTTGCTCCGGGAGCCGTCGGCGCCATGCCCCAGGATCTCAGCCGTATGGGCGGCACCATCCCCGTGGCAGCCGCGGCGGCCCCCGTGGCTGCGGCTGCCGTGCCTGTAGCCGCTGCCGGCAGCGGCTGCCTTGGCTGGCTGCTGCCGCTCCTGCTGGCCCTGCTCCTGCTCTGGCTGCTGCTGGCGGCCCTGGGCATCCTGCCCTCTCCCCTGCCCGCATCCTGCCTCAAACCGGCGGTCGATCCCCGTCTCGATCAGGCCACCCAGGCAGCGGAAAAGCAGCGTAACGAGCTGGAAGAGCTGCTGCGCCAGCTGCGGGAAAAAGCCCTGCTCTGCAAACCGCCGCAGCCCAAGCCGGAACCGAAGCCGGAGCCGCCAAAGCCCGATCCTGAAGTGGTCACGCCCCAGCTGGTGCCTGACAAACCCATCGAGCCTGCGCCCGAGCCCAAGCCGGAACCGAAGCCCAAGCCTGAGCCCAAACCTGAACCCAAGCCCGAACCGAAGCCCAAGCCCCGCAAGAACGAGGATCTGAACATCCCCGCCGATGCGGCCAAAAAGAACGACCTGAGCTTCCTGGAAGGCTGCTGGCAGAGCGATACGGGCCTGTTCTCGCATCCGTCCAATACGCCCATCATCGCCGAGTACTGCTTCGACAAGAAGGGCCAGGGACGGCGCTTCGTGCGCGAAGAGAACGGCCAGGTCTGCAGCGGCCCGGCCACGGCCAAGTTCGAGGGCAACCGCCTTGTCTGGCGGGCCGGGTCGGCCCCCTGCCCCAAGGGCAACCAGTATGTGCCCCAGCAGGTACAGTGCACCGGCAACGACAAGAGCACCCGCTGCCAGGGCGTGGAACAGAGCAAGCGCAACCTGCGCTGGAAAGCTGACTTCAAGAGGAAATAA
- a CDS encoding glycine zipper domain-containing protein, translating into MHPAKEIHMVKRHLRLLVVTVACIALLGGCASKYGAQTTQVNYYPQCYSPVAQLRADEDRVTNSTAGGAAGGALLGALIGGLATGKVEGALAGAVAGGAAGAVGGNIYGKSQQRENDRRLLASYAAQLGEDSAGMDRATAAARLSARCYDEQFKKAAAQYKAGAITRQDFQDRYMEIRSGLEETSRILKLTSDHVIERDAEYQKTLAQAQAKGQVSQRQQAPRKEKKAWNNSRRELESTRQDVDMRLATYEQTVNNLML; encoded by the coding sequence ATGCATCCAGCCAAGGAGATCCACATGGTCAAGCGTCATCTCAGACTTCTGGTCGTGACAGTGGCGTGCATCGCCCTGCTCGGCGGCTGCGCCAGCAAATACGGCGCGCAGACGACACAAGTCAACTATTATCCCCAGTGCTACTCCCCTGTGGCCCAGCTGCGGGCCGATGAAGACAGGGTCACCAACAGCACGGCGGGAGGCGCCGCTGGCGGCGCCCTGCTGGGTGCCCTCATCGGCGGCCTGGCCACCGGCAAGGTGGAAGGCGCCCTGGCCGGTGCCGTGGCCGGTGGTGCGGCGGGCGCCGTGGGCGGGAACATCTACGGCAAGTCCCAGCAGCGGGAGAACGACCGCAGGCTGCTGGCCAGCTATGCCGCCCAACTGGGCGAGGACAGCGCAGGCATGGATCGCGCCACTGCCGCCGCCCGTCTTTCGGCCCGCTGCTATGACGAACAGTTCAAGAAGGCCGCGGCCCAGTACAAGGCCGGGGCCATCACCCGGCAGGATTTCCAGGACCGCTACATGGAGATCCGCAGCGGTCTCGAAGAAACGTCCCGCATCCTGAAGCTCACCTCCGACCATGTCATTGAGCGTGATGCCGAATACCAGAAGACCCTGGCCCAGGCTCAGGCCAAGGGGCAGGTCTCCCAACGCCAGCAGGCCCCCCGCAAGGAAAAGAAGGCCTGGAACAATTCCCGCCGCGAGCTGGAAAGTACCCGCCAGGACGTGGACATGCGTCTGGCCACGTACGAGCAGACCGTCAACAATCTGATGCTGTAA
- a CDS encoding TRAP transporter permease, giving the protein MIDEQGAGGFALEEGHKLDSSAVEKIQETVDVSEIVAKYDKESVYRSFKGWLDIFIKILCIAFSAFHLYTAATTPFAPQIQRAVHLGFVLTLIYLLYPARATGNMNKLAWYDAILAIAGAVVCGYIVWQYDIIVLDAGPATELDFIMGCASILLVLEATRRIVGIPITLVAVVFLLYAKFGNLIPGMLGHPGFSVQRIVSHMYLTTEGLFGMPLGVSASFVFLFILFGAFLHSTGLGKFFIDLALAAAGRYVGGPAKVAVLASGFFGTISGSSVANTVSTGTFTIPLMKSVGYRGAFAGAVEAASSTGGQIMPPIMGAAAFIMAQFLGVGYVEIAKAALVPALLYYLAVGFMVHMEAKRLGLKGIPKERLPRTWVVLRQGGYLLIPIIVLIYMLMQGYTPLKAAYYCIVTTVVISLVAENWKTWHGARYSNENVMSALAQTNFLSLKGVLQAMENGGRLALGVAAACACTGFVIGVVTLTGLGLKLANAILTISADSFALTLLLTMLASIVLGMGLPTTAKYIVLATIAAPAIMHFGVPAMAAHLFILYFGILADLTPPVALAAYAAAGIARSEPNATGFMAVKLALAGFLIPYIFCYNPGLLMIGASGWEVLFYASTAALGIASLSFASVGYWLRNLYWWERLILLAGAITLITPGAITDAIGCGLLVVIYISQKMLTSGPVSKTAG; this is encoded by the coding sequence ATGATCGATGAACAAGGGGCAGGGGGATTTGCCCTGGAAGAAGGCCACAAACTGGATTCCAGTGCTGTGGAGAAGATCCAGGAGACCGTGGACGTCTCCGAGATCGTTGCCAAGTACGACAAGGAATCCGTTTACCGCTCCTTCAAGGGGTGGCTCGATATTTTTATCAAGATCCTTTGTATCGCCTTTTCCGCTTTTCATCTGTACACGGCCGCCACGACGCCCTTTGCGCCCCAGATCCAGCGCGCGGTGCATCTGGGCTTTGTGCTGACCCTGATTTATCTGCTGTATCCTGCCCGCGCCACGGGCAACATGAACAAGCTGGCCTGGTATGACGCCATCCTGGCCATCGCCGGGGCCGTGGTCTGCGGCTACATCGTCTGGCAGTATGACATCATCGTGCTGGATGCCGGTCCGGCCACCGAGCTGGACTTCATCATGGGCTGTGCGTCCATCCTGCTGGTGCTGGAGGCGACCCGCCGTATCGTGGGCATCCCCATCACCCTGGTGGCCGTGGTCTTCCTGCTGTACGCCAAGTTCGGCAACCTGATCCCCGGCATGCTGGGGCATCCCGGTTTCTCCGTGCAGCGTATCGTCTCGCACATGTATCTGACCACGGAAGGCCTGTTCGGCATGCCTCTGGGCGTGTCGGCCTCCTTCGTCTTCCTGTTCATCCTGTTCGGTGCCTTCCTGCACAGCACCGGTCTGGGCAAGTTCTTCATCGACCTGGCCCTGGCCGCTGCCGGCCGCTACGTGGGCGGCCCCGCCAAGGTAGCCGTGCTGGCCAGTGGTTTCTTCGGTACCATTTCCGGTTCTTCCGTGGCCAATACGGTGTCCACGGGTACCTTCACCATCCCGCTCATGAAGAGCGTGGGCTATCGCGGTGCCTTTGCCGGCGCCGTGGAAGCCGCCTCGTCCACCGGTGGCCAGATCATGCCGCCCATCATGGGGGCTGCGGCCTTCATCATGGCCCAGTTCCTGGGCGTCGGTTACGTGGAGATCGCCAAGGCGGCCCTGGTGCCCGCCCTGCTGTATTACCTGGCCGTGGGCTTCATGGTGCACATGGAAGCCAAGCGCCTGGGCCTCAAGGGCATCCCCAAGGAACGCCTGCCCCGCACCTGGGTGGTGCTGCGTCAGGGCGGTTACCTGCTGATCCCCATCATCGTGCTGATCTACATGCTGATGCAGGGCTACACGCCGCTCAAGGCCGCCTACTACTGCATCGTGACCACCGTGGTCATTTCTCTGGTGGCGGAAAACTGGAAGACCTGGCATGGTGCCCGTTACAGCAATGAAAATGTGATGAGCGCTCTGGCCCAGACCAACTTCCTGTCCCTCAAGGGCGTCCTGCAGGCCATGGAAAACGGTGGTCGTCTGGCCCTGGGTGTGGCTGCCGCCTGCGCCTGCACCGGCTTCGTCATCGGCGTGGTGACCCTGACCGGTCTTGGCCTGAAGCTGGCCAACGCCATCCTGACCATCTCGGCCGACAGCTTTGCCCTGACCCTGCTGCTGACCATGCTGGCCTCCATCGTTCTGGGCATGGGCCTGCCCACCACGGCCAAGTACATCGTGCTGGCCACCATCGCGGCCCCGGCCATCATGCACTTTGGCGTGCCTGCCATGGCAGCGCACCTCTTCATCCTGTACTTCGGCATCCTGGCCGACCTGACGCCCCCTGTGGCACTGGCCGCCTACGCCGCGGCAGGGATTGCGCGATCAGAGCCGAACGCCACAGGCTTCATGGCGGTCAAGCTGGCTTTGGCCGGCTTCCTGATCCCCTACATCTTCTGTTACAACCCCGGCCTGCTGATGATCGGTGCCTCCGGTTGGGAAGTGCTCTTCTACGCTTCCACCGCGGCGCTGGGCATCGCCAGCCTGTCCTTTGCCAGCGTGGGTTACTGGCTGCGTAACCTCTACTGGTGGGAGCGCCTGATCCTGCTGGCGGGCGCCATCACCCTGATCACTCCTGGCGCCATTACCGACGCCATCGGTTGCGGCCTGCTGGTCGTGATCTACATCAGCCAGAAGATGCTGACCTCGGGCCCTGTGAGCAAGACTGCAGGATAA